The Peribacillus sp. FSL E2-0218 genome contains a region encoding:
- the rpmF gene encoding 50S ribosomal protein L32, with product MAVPFRRTSKTVKRKRRTHFKLQVPGMVECPSCGGMTLSHHVCKECGTYKGKEVVAK from the coding sequence ATGGCTGTACCTTTTAGAAGAACGTCGAAAACTGTAAAAAGAAAACGTCGTACACACTTCAAGCTTCAAGTACCTGGTATGGTAGAATGCCCAAGCTGTGGTGGAATGACTCTTTCACATCACGTTTGTAAAGAATGTGGAACATACAAAGGAAAAGAAGTTGTCGCAAAATAA